One window of Novosphingobium sp. P6W genomic DNA carries:
- a CDS encoding amidohydrolase — translation MRVSTAMRRWTSLLALGAALTLAGQAADAKKKDKDAKAAGTPYASTYKVYPGRPTALVGATVYDGRGGRIENGTVLFENGKVVAVGGVDLAVPSGYDRVDGAGKFVTPGVIDIHSHLGVYPSPGVDANSDGNEMTSPTTPDVWAEHSVWPQDPGFSRALVNGGVTSLQILPGSGNLMGGRAVTLKNVPSRTVQGMKFPGAPYSLKMACGENPKRVYGARNQKPSTRMGNFSVNRQAWIDAKQYMDGDHAERDLGKDTLEGVLKGEILVQNHCYRADEMAQVLDMAKEMGYKVTAFHHAVEAYKIGDLLKANDVCAAIWADWYGFKMEAYDGIPENAALLAKQGACVVIHSDDENGIQRLNQAAARAQASGRRIGVDIPDAQVVGWFTYNAAKAMGIGAKTGSLEVGKMADVVLWNGNPLSVYSRPEKVWVDGAMLYDAGDPKRKPVSDFELGQPGEGDVK, via the coding sequence ATGAGGGTATCGACCGCGATGCGGCGCTGGACGTCGCTGCTGGCGCTTGGCGCGGCGCTGACGCTGGCCGGGCAGGCTGCCGACGCGAAGAAGAAGGACAAGGACGCCAAGGCGGCAGGCACCCCTTACGCGTCCACCTACAAGGTCTATCCCGGGCGCCCCACCGCGCTGGTGGGCGCTACGGTCTATGACGGGCGCGGCGGCCGGATCGAGAACGGCACGGTGCTGTTCGAGAACGGCAAGGTGGTCGCCGTGGGCGGCGTGGACCTTGCAGTCCCTTCGGGCTATGACCGTGTCGACGGCGCGGGCAAGTTCGTCACGCCCGGCGTGATCGACATCCACTCGCACCTCGGGGTCTATCCCAGCCCCGGTGTCGATGCCAATTCCGACGGCAACGAGATGACCTCGCCCACCACGCCCGATGTCTGGGCCGAGCATTCGGTCTGGCCGCAGGACCCGGGATTCAGCCGTGCGCTGGTCAACGGCGGAGTCACATCGCTGCAGATCCTGCCCGGATCGGGCAATCTGATGGGCGGGCGCGCGGTCACGCTCAAGAACGTGCCCAGCCGCACCGTGCAGGGCATGAAGTTCCCCGGCGCGCCCTATTCGCTCAAGATGGCCTGCGGCGAGAATCCCAAGCGGGTCTACGGCGCGCGCAACCAGAAGCCCTCCACCCGCATGGGCAACTTCTCGGTCAACCGCCAGGCGTGGATCGACGCCAAGCAGTACATGGACGGCGACCATGCCGAGCGTGACCTTGGCAAGGACACTCTCGAAGGCGTGCTCAAGGGCGAGATCCTTGTCCAGAACCACTGCTACCGGGCCGACGAGATGGCGCAGGTCCTCGATATGGCCAAGGAGATGGGCTACAAGGTGACCGCCTTTCACCACGCGGTCGAAGCCTACAAGATCGGCGATCTGCTGAAAGCGAACGACGTCTGCGCCGCGATCTGGGCCGACTGGTACGGCTTCAAGATGGAAGCCTACGACGGCATCCCGGAAAATGCCGCGCTGCTCGCCAAGCAGGGCGCCTGCGTGGTCATCCACTCCGACGACGAGAACGGCATCCAGCGGCTCAACCAGGCCGCCGCCCGCGCGCAGGCATCGGGCAGGCGCATCGGCGTGGATATTCCCGATGCGCAGGTCGTCGGCTGGTTCACTTACAACGCGGCCAAGGCGATGGGCATCGGCGCGAAGACCGGCAGCCTCGAAGTCGGCAAGATGGCCGACGTGGTGCTGTGGAACGGCAACCCGCTGTCCGTCTACTCGCGCCCCGAGAAGGTCTGGGTGGACGGCGCGATGCTGTACGACGCAGGCGACCCCAAGCGAAAGCCGGTGAGCGATTTCGAACTCGGCCAGCCCGGTGAAGGAGACGTGAAGTGA